The Buttiauxella selenatireducens genome has a window encoding:
- the fabG gene encoding 3-oxoacyl-ACP reductase FabG: MSFEGKIALVTGASRGIGRAIAETLVARGAKVIGTATSESGAQAISDYLGENGKGYMLNVTDPASIDAVLGNIRAEFGEVDILVNNAGITRDNLLMRMKDDEWNDIIETNLSSVFRLSKAVMRAMMKKRHGRIITIGSVVGTMGNAGQANYAAAKAGLIGFSKSLAREVASRGITVNVVAPGFIETDMTRALSDEQRAGILAEVPAGRLGDAKEIASAVAFLASDEAGYISGETLHVNGGMYMV, translated from the coding sequence ATGAGTTTTGAAGGAAAAATTGCGCTGGTAACCGGTGCAAGCCGCGGTATTGGCCGCGCGATCGCGGAAACCTTAGTGGCCCGTGGTGCGAAAGTTATCGGTACTGCAACCAGCGAAAGCGGTGCGCAGGCGATCAGTGATTATCTGGGCGAAAACGGCAAAGGCTACATGCTGAATGTAACCGATCCAGCTTCTATCGACGCTGTTTTAGGAAATATTCGCGCAGAATTTGGCGAAGTTGACATTCTGGTCAATAATGCCGGTATCACTCGTGATAATCTGTTAATGCGCATGAAAGATGACGAATGGAACGATATCATCGAAACCAATCTGTCATCAGTTTTCCGTCTGTCAAAAGCGGTAATGCGCGCTATGATGAAAAAGCGTCATGGTCGTATTATCACTATTGGTTCCGTGGTTGGTACCATGGGAAATGCTGGTCAGGCAAACTACGCTGCGGCGAAAGCGGGTCTGATTGGCTTCAGTAAATCACTGGCGCGTGAAGTTGCGTCACGTGGTATTACTGTAAACGTTGTTGCTCCGGGCTTTATTGAAACGGACATGACGCGTGCGCTTTCTGATGAACAGCGTGCGGGTATACTGGCGGAAGTTCCAGCGGGTCGTTTAGGCGACGCAAAAGAAATCGCCAGTGCTGTTGCATTTTTAGCCTCTGACGAGGCGGGTTACATCTCTGGTGAGACCCTGCACGTCAATGGCGGAATGTATATGGTTTAA
- the fabD gene encoding ACP S-malonyltransferase, with product MTQFAFVFPGQGSQAVGMLAEIAAANPIVEATFREASDALGYDLWTLTQQGPAEELNKTWQTQPALLTASVALWRVWQQQGGKTPAMMAGHSLGEYSALVCAGVMDFADAVRLVELRGKLMQEAVPAGTGAMYAIIGLDDASIAKACDEAAQGEVVSPVNFNSPGQVVIAGNKDAVERAGAACKAAGAKRALPLPVSVPSHCALMKPAADKLAVALENITFNAPSVPVVNNVDVKCETSPEAIRSALVRQLYSPVQWTKSVEFMAAQGVTQLLEVGPGKVLTGLTKRIVDTLTASAINEPVALSAALEQ from the coding sequence ATGACTCAATTTGCTTTTGTTTTCCCTGGGCAAGGTTCGCAAGCCGTTGGTATGCTGGCTGAAATCGCAGCAGCGAACCCTATTGTGGAAGCAACCTTCCGCGAAGCTTCTGATGCGCTGGGCTATGATTTGTGGACTCTGACCCAACAAGGTCCGGCCGAAGAATTGAACAAAACCTGGCAAACACAGCCTGCGTTGCTGACAGCTTCTGTCGCATTGTGGCGTGTCTGGCAGCAGCAGGGTGGCAAAACTCCTGCGATGATGGCCGGACATAGCCTCGGTGAGTATTCTGCTCTGGTTTGTGCTGGGGTGATGGATTTCGCAGACGCTGTGCGTCTGGTCGAGTTACGTGGCAAATTGATGCAGGAAGCCGTTCCTGCTGGCACTGGCGCAATGTATGCCATCATCGGTCTTGATGATGCATCAATTGCTAAAGCCTGTGATGAAGCGGCTCAGGGCGAAGTGGTCTCTCCGGTGAACTTTAACTCACCAGGCCAGGTCGTCATTGCGGGTAACAAAGATGCCGTAGAGCGTGCAGGTGCTGCTTGTAAAGCCGCCGGCGCTAAACGTGCTCTGCCGCTACCGGTTAGCGTGCCATCTCACTGTGCGCTGATGAAACCTGCTGCAGACAAACTGGCTGTTGCGCTGGAAAATATTACTTTCAACGCACCTTCTGTTCCGGTTGTGAATAATGTCGATGTGAAGTGTGAAACGTCGCCAGAAGCTATCCGTAGTGCTTTGGTACGCCAGCTTTACAGCCCGGTACAGTGGACTAAATCAGTAGAATTTATGGCAGCACAGGGTGTGACCCAGTTGCTGGAAGTAGGGCCTGGTAAGGTATTGACTGGCCTGACAAAACGTATTGTTGACACACTGACAGCATCGGCCATTAACGAGCCGGTAGCGCTGTCAGCGGCGTTAGAGCAATAA
- a CDS encoding beta-ketoacyl-ACP synthase III yields MYTKIIGTGSYLPEHVRTNADLEKMVDTSDEWIVTRTGIRERRVAAPDETVATMGFAAATRALEMAGVDKSAIGLIIVATTSSTHAFPSAACQIQSMLGIKGCPAFDVAAACAGFTYALSIADQYVKNGAVDYALVIGADVLARTCDPTDRGTIIIFGDGAGAVLLGKSEEPGIISTHLHADGSYGSLLALPNKDRFNPENPSYLTMAGNEVFKVAVTELAHIVDETLEANNLDRSDLDWLVPHQANLRIISATAKKLGMSLDNVVVTLDRHGNTSAASVPAAFDEAVRDGRIQRGQLVLLEAFGGGFTWGSALVRF; encoded by the coding sequence ATGTATACGAAGATTATTGGTACGGGCAGCTATCTGCCCGAACACGTGCGTACCAACGCCGATCTGGAAAAAATGGTGGATACTTCTGACGAGTGGATTGTCACCCGTACAGGTATTCGTGAGCGTCGAGTTGCTGCACCGGATGAAACCGTTGCAACGATGGGCTTTGCTGCGGCAACGCGCGCCCTGGAAATGGCGGGTGTCGATAAATCTGCAATCGGGCTTATTATCGTCGCCACAACGTCTTCGACTCATGCTTTCCCAAGCGCTGCTTGTCAGATTCAGAGCATGTTGGGAATTAAAGGCTGCCCGGCATTTGATGTCGCTGCGGCTTGCGCAGGTTTTACCTACGCATTAAGTATTGCTGATCAATATGTGAAAAACGGTGCTGTGGATTACGCGCTGGTTATTGGTGCGGATGTGCTGGCCCGTACTTGCGATCCGACGGATCGCGGCACAATAATTATTTTTGGTGATGGTGCAGGTGCGGTGCTTCTCGGTAAAAGCGAAGAGCCAGGCATTATTTCAACGCATCTTCATGCTGATGGTAGTTACGGCTCATTGCTGGCGCTGCCAAACAAAGACCGTTTTAATCCTGAGAATCCTTCTTACCTGACCATGGCGGGTAACGAAGTGTTCAAAGTGGCTGTGACGGAACTTGCACACATTGTTGATGAAACCCTTGAGGCGAACAATCTGGATCGTTCGGATCTTGATTGGTTGGTACCGCATCAGGCTAACTTACGCATTATCAGTGCGACAGCCAAGAAGCTTGGCATGTCATTGGATAATGTCGTTGTGACCCTTGACAGGCACGGTAACACCTCTGCGGCCTCTGTACCGGCAGCGTTTGACGAAGCGGTTCGGGATGGTCGAATTCAACGTGGCCAATTGGTATTGCTCGAAGCCTTCGGCGGCGGCTTTACCTGGGGTTCAGCACTGGTTCGTTTTTGA
- the plsX gene encoding phosphate acyltransferase PlsX, with product MTRLTLALDAMGGDFGPSVTVPAALQALDSNSQLNLLLVGDPDAITPLLAKADFEKRSRAQIVSAESVIASDARPSQAIRNSRGSSMRVALELVKEGRAQACVSAGNTGALMGLAKLLLKPIEGIERPALMTVLPHQQKGKTVVLDLGANVACDSNMLVQFAIMGSVMAEEVLGINSPRVALLNIGEEETKGLDSIRDASALLKTMPSINYIGYLEANELLTGKTDVLVCDGFVGNVTLKTMEGVARMFLSLLKSQGEGKKRSWWLIILKHWLQKSLTRRFSHLNPDQYNGACLLGLRGTVIKSHGAANQRAFVVAIEQAVQAVARQVPTRIAARLESVYPTGFGLKEGDKFRNPREHS from the coding sequence TTGACACGTCTAACCCTTGCGTTAGATGCCATGGGTGGGGACTTCGGTCCTTCCGTGACAGTGCCTGCAGCTTTGCAGGCACTGGACTCTAACTCTCAGCTAAACCTTCTATTAGTCGGTGATCCCGACGCCATCACGCCATTACTTGCCAAAGCTGATTTTGAAAAACGTTCACGTGCGCAGATAGTTTCTGCGGAATCGGTTATTGCCAGTGATGCAAGACCTTCGCAAGCGATCCGAAATAGTCGCGGATCCTCAATGCGAGTGGCGCTTGAATTAGTGAAAGAAGGGCGAGCACAAGCATGTGTCAGTGCAGGAAATACGGGTGCGCTGATGGGACTGGCTAAATTATTGCTCAAACCTATAGAAGGTATTGAGCGTCCCGCGTTGATGACGGTTTTACCTCATCAGCAAAAAGGCAAAACCGTGGTGCTGGATCTTGGTGCCAACGTGGCTTGCGACAGCAATATGTTGGTGCAATTCGCGATAATGGGTTCTGTGATGGCTGAAGAAGTTCTCGGCATCAACTCTCCACGAGTTGCCTTGCTGAACATTGGCGAAGAAGAGACGAAAGGTCTTGATAGTATTCGCGATGCCTCAGCTTTATTAAAAACAATGCCTTCTATCAACTATATTGGTTATCTTGAAGCAAACGAGTTGTTGACGGGAAAGACCGACGTGCTGGTGTGTGATGGCTTTGTCGGTAATGTCACTCTCAAGACGATGGAAGGGGTTGCAAGAATGTTCCTTTCGCTTTTGAAATCACAAGGCGAAGGGAAAAAAAGGTCGTGGTGGCTAATTATATTGAAACATTGGTTACAAAAAAGCCTGACCAGGCGATTCAGTCACCTCAACCCCGACCAGTATAATGGCGCCTGTCTGTTAGGATTGCGCGGCACAGTGATTAAGAGTCACGGAGCGGCCAATCAGCGAGCGTTTGTTGTCGCTATTGAACAGGCAGTGCAGGCGGTGGCGCGGCAAGTCCCTACGAGGATTGCTGCCCGCCTGGAATCTGTGTATCCGACAGGTTTCGGATTGAAGGAAGGCGACAAGTTCAGGAATCCTCGGGAGCATAGCTAA
- the rpmF gene encoding 50S ribosomal protein L32 — protein sequence MAVQQNKPTRSKRGMRRSHDALTTATLSVDKVSGETHLRHHITADGFYRGRKVIVK from the coding sequence ATGGCCGTACAACAGAATAAACCAACCCGTTCCAAACGTGGCATGCGTCGTTCCCATGACGCGCTGACCACAGCTACCCTGTCCGTGGACAAAGTTTCTGGCGAAACTCATCTGCGTCACCACATCACAGCCGACGGTTTCTACCGCGGCCGCAAGGTTATCGTTAAGTAA
- the yceD gene encoding 23S rRNA accumulation protein YceD: protein MQKVKLPLTLDPVRTAQKRLDYHGVYTPGQAERVAEFVVSVDSDVECDMSFAIDNQRLAVLTGDAKVSVTLACQRCGKPFAHQVYTQYCFSPIVKDEQAEALPEGYEPVQVNEFGEIDLLALVEDEIILSLPVVPVHDSEHCEVSEADMVFGKLPSEAEKPNPFAVLASLKRK, encoded by the coding sequence ATGCAAAAAGTAAAATTACCCCTGACTCTCGATCCGGTTCGTACGGCTCAAAAACGCCTTGATTACCACGGTGTGTATACACCTGGTCAGGCTGAGCGCGTCGCCGAATTCGTAGTCAGTGTAGACAGTGATGTGGAATGCGATATGTCATTTGCCATCGACAACCAACGCCTCGCGGTTCTTACCGGTGATGCGAAGGTTTCGGTAACACTTGCATGTCAGCGTTGCGGAAAGCCATTTGCCCATCAGGTCTACACACAGTATTGTTTTAGCCCGATCGTCAAAGACGAGCAGGCTGAAGCACTCCCGGAAGGATATGAACCAGTTCAGGTCAACGAATTTGGTGAAATCGATCTTCTGGCGTTGGTTGAAGATGAAATTATCCTCTCCTTGCCAGTTGTTCCGGTGCATGATTCTGAACACTGTGAAGTGTCCGAGGCGGACATGGTATTTGGCAAACTGCCTTCCGAGGCGGAGAAACCAAACCCATTTGCCGTATTAGCCAGTTTAAAGCGTAAGTAA
- a CDS encoding Maf family protein: MTQIVLASTSAYRRALLEKLGIPFTTAAPQVDETPTPGENARHLVMRLAQAKAQALSTEYPNHLIIGSDQVCVLEGKIVGKPHTEEKAVEQLLIARNTIVTFYTGLALYNSASRNLQVICEPFDVHFRHLSEQEIRNYVRKEQPLQCAGSFKSEGLGITLFERLNGRDPNTLVGLPLIALCEMLRAENVSPLDDQG; encoded by the coding sequence ATGACGCAAATTGTTCTGGCCTCAACTTCAGCCTACCGTCGAGCGCTTCTTGAAAAGCTCGGCATCCCCTTCACCACCGCGGCTCCGCAGGTTGATGAAACGCCAACGCCCGGGGAAAATGCCCGCCACTTAGTGATGCGCCTTGCACAAGCCAAAGCGCAAGCATTGAGCACTGAATATCCGAATCATTTAATTATTGGTTCAGATCAGGTCTGCGTATTAGAGGGGAAAATCGTCGGAAAGCCACATACCGAAGAAAAAGCGGTGGAACAATTGCTGATTGCTCGCAACACTATTGTTACTTTTTATACAGGGTTGGCACTTTATAATTCAGCTTCCAGGAATTTGCAGGTGATTTGCGAGCCTTTTGATGTCCATTTTCGCCATCTGAGTGAGCAAGAAATCCGCAATTATGTGCGTAAAGAGCAACCTTTGCAGTGCGCAGGAAGTTTTAAAAGTGAAGGACTGGGGATTACTCTGTTTGAACGACTGAATGGTCGTGATCCCAATACCCTGGTGGGTCTGCCGTTAATTGCATTATGCGAAATGTTACGAGCGGAGAATGTTTCTCCTCTGGATGATCAGGGGTAA
- a CDS encoding RCC1 domain-containing protein, translating to MTPSLKIMGARTQNATSYLFARHRLVALDSATLTPVVAEWRYEGETASVSSNAFTDTHPEKKLYASAAGYIGRVSLNVSNVDGNLFATVARKNDGTATSWGLDSSGGEPPVSTRNHGVISFAGFNQALCALNDEGQVFAWGFETLAGKKLAIPENIAILRDIVSIRGGKNAMVALRATGQVVAWGTDSAAANVPAEIEALTDIVDIVANDAAFVARRATGHIVAWGSTEYGGNLPAEIALLTDIVDVQSTFSAFAARRANGHVVAWGNSAQGGLLPDVVAALSDITDITGAIDTFVARRASGHVVAWGVNVELPAEIVLLNDVVDVQMTDRAVILLRANGHVAAWGNTASGAAVPATLSDVVALTCSTNSVAALKSDGRVVGWGQYSTEGMLLQLQNISAVYANRDSFFAINAGNELVVWGNKGSGGNMTDVPADLQGNISYTNPTDKLKVMGARSNHMVMKRLVALDPETLLPVEANWRYVGEDSVFTGKYFTDTRWAKRLEISINNFAPVILNALNVICQQWSYSAIRNDGKAVAWGADDSGGYPPTDDRNHNVLEIGSNSYAPCARNAAGQLFAWFGQAKFVIPDNIAALTDVVKILGSEYTFSALRTNGSVVAWGRSDTLAPPYFLPPEIVVLADIIDIYASSFGSYAALRATGQVVAWGESDYQSTSVPADIAALTDIVSVSEGGNDVFIALRSNHSIVQWGDVENDKALPDEIAALTDIVEVRSWGWGGRQGPLNVAFRSTGHIVAWGTGNSSVLPANIAALTDIVDVQFNGTVLGALRSDGTVVLWGNTANPKDLEVPEGLSDVVILAGSQYAFAALKRDGTVVRWGTDVVGYDDTKFLEPKLSNICAIYGNPYDPSFCVLKNDHSVLAWGGNRGMTFQVWDVPADLQGNISYEVSNT from the coding sequence ATGACTCCATCACTAAAAATCATGGGTGCCCGTACTCAGAACGCCACCAGTTATTTATTTGCTCGCCATCGTCTGGTGGCACTTGATAGCGCGACATTAACACCTGTTGTCGCTGAATGGCGTTACGAAGGGGAAACGGCCTCTGTCAGCAGCAACGCCTTCACCGACACTCATCCAGAGAAAAAGCTGTATGCCAGCGCCGCAGGATATATAGGCCGAGTTTCGCTTAATGTCTCCAATGTTGATGGTAACCTTTTTGCCACTGTCGCGCGTAAAAATGACGGTACCGCGACTTCGTGGGGGCTGGATAGCAGCGGTGGCGAACCGCCAGTCAGTACTCGCAATCATGGCGTAATAAGTTTTGCTGGTTTTAATCAGGCGCTGTGTGCACTGAATGATGAAGGCCAAGTGTTCGCCTGGGGCTTCGAGACTCTCGCAGGGAAGAAACTGGCCATTCCCGAAAATATCGCTATTTTACGGGATATTGTGAGCATCCGTGGGGGAAAAAACGCAATGGTCGCATTGCGTGCGACAGGACAGGTGGTTGCCTGGGGAACTGACTCAGCGGCTGCCAACGTTCCGGCTGAAATCGAGGCTCTGACAGACATTGTCGATATTGTGGCAAATGATGCAGCCTTTGTTGCACGCAGAGCCACGGGTCATATCGTCGCATGGGGTTCAACCGAATATGGCGGTAACCTGCCAGCAGAAATAGCCCTTCTCACTGATATTGTTGATGTGCAATCCACCTTTTCCGCCTTTGCAGCACGCCGTGCAAATGGTCACGTTGTCGCGTGGGGAAATAGCGCACAAGGTGGCCTGCTGCCTGACGTAGTAGCAGCACTTAGCGATATCACAGATATTACGGGTGCCATTGACACCTTTGTCGCACGCCGTGCATCAGGCCATGTGGTGGCCTGGGGTGTCAATGTTGAACTGCCTGCAGAAATAGTGCTTCTGAACGATGTGGTTGATGTGCAGATGACAGACCGCGCGGTCATTTTGCTGCGTGCCAATGGCCACGTAGCCGCCTGGGGCAATACCGCATCAGGGGCTGCTGTTCCCGCAACATTAAGTGATGTCGTCGCATTAACGTGCTCAACTAATTCTGTTGCAGCCTTAAAAAGTGATGGTCGCGTCGTCGGCTGGGGCCAATACTCCACGGAAGGCATGTTACTGCAGTTGCAGAATATCTCAGCGGTCTATGCCAATCGTGACAGCTTTTTTGCCATCAATGCAGGGAATGAATTAGTCGTGTGGGGCAATAAAGGGAGCGGCGGAAATATGACTGATGTCCCTGCTGATTTGCAAGGTAACATTAGCTATACCAACCCAACAGATAAGCTGAAGGTGATGGGGGCAAGATCAAACCACATGGTCATGAAGCGTTTAGTGGCTCTGGATCCTGAAACCTTATTGCCTGTCGAGGCTAACTGGCGCTATGTCGGTGAAGATAGCGTATTTACCGGAAAATATTTCACCGATACCCGATGGGCAAAACGTTTAGAAATCAGTATCAATAATTTTGCCCCGGTAATTTTAAATGCACTTAACGTTATATGTCAGCAGTGGAGTTACTCAGCAATAAGAAATGATGGCAAAGCGGTAGCATGGGGCGCTGATGATTCAGGTGGATATCCCCCCACAGATGATCGTAATCACAATGTGCTGGAAATTGGTTCCAATTCATATGCACCTTGTGCACGCAACGCTGCCGGGCAATTATTTGCCTGGTTTGGACAAGCTAAGTTTGTCATCCCTGACAATATTGCGGCATTAACCGATGTGGTTAAAATTCTCGGTTCTGAGTACACATTTTCAGCTTTACGCACCAATGGTTCTGTCGTGGCGTGGGGCAGAAGCGATACCCTTGCGCCTCCATATTTTTTGCCTCCTGAAATCGTCGTACTGGCTGATATTATTGATATCTACGCATCGAGTTTTGGATCGTATGCTGCCCTTCGTGCCACAGGGCAAGTTGTCGCATGGGGAGAAAGCGATTATCAAAGCACCTCCGTTCCCGCTGATATTGCAGCGCTGACAGATATCGTGTCTGTTAGCGAAGGTGGGAACGATGTTTTCATCGCGTTAAGAAGTAATCACTCTATCGTGCAATGGGGGGATGTAGAGAATGATAAGGCACTACCTGATGAAATTGCGGCATTAACCGATATCGTCGAAGTCCGTAGCTGGGGCTGGGGAGGTCGCCAGGGTCCACTTAATGTCGCATTTCGTTCCACGGGTCATATTGTTGCCTGGGGAACCGGAAATAGTAGCGTTTTGCCTGCGAATATTGCCGCGCTCACAGATATTGTTGATGTACAGTTCAATGGTACTGTGTTAGGTGCACTAAGGTCTGATGGTACTGTTGTGCTTTGGGGGAATACGGCAAACCCGAAAGATTTGGAGGTACCTGAAGGATTGTCCGATGTGGTTATATTAGCTGGCTCACAGTATGCATTTGCTGCATTGAAACGTGATGGCACCGTGGTCAGGTGGGGAACAGATGTTGTTGGATACGACGATACCAAGTTTCTTGAGCCAAAGCTAAGTAATATCTGTGCAATCTACGGGAATCCATACGATCCGAGTTTTTGCGTACTCAAGAATGACCATTCTGTATTAGCCTGGGGAGGAAACAGGGGAATGACATTCCAGGTTTGGGATGTCCCCGCCGACCTTCAGGGAAATATCTCCTACGAAGTCTCTAATACATAA
- the rluC gene encoding 23S rRNA pseudouridine(955/2504/2580) synthase RluC, whose product MKTPTPSVQIVAISSDEAGQRIDNFLLSRLKGVPKSMIYRILRKGEVRVNKKRIKPEYKIQDGDEIRIPPVRVAEREEEAVSPHLQKVAALTDAILYEDDHILVLNKPSGTAVHGGSGLSFGVIEGLRALRPEARFLELVHRLDRDTSGILLVAKKRSALRSLHEQLREKGMQKDYLALVRGQWQSHVKAVQAPLLKNILQSGERIVRVNSEGKPSETRFKVEERYTFATLVRCSPITGRTHQIRVHTLHAGHPIAFDDRYGDREFDKQLAGTGLNRLFLHAAALRFTHPNTGEIMRVEAPLDEQLKRCLSVLRSKSKV is encoded by the coding sequence ATGAAAACTCCGACACCTTCAGTACAAATCGTTGCCATTTCTTCTGATGAAGCTGGGCAGCGTATCGATAACTTTTTGCTCTCCCGCTTGAAGGGCGTGCCGAAAAGTATGATTTATCGCATTTTGCGTAAAGGCGAAGTGCGCGTGAATAAAAAACGCATTAAGCCTGAATATAAAATTCAGGATGGCGACGAAATTCGTATTCCGCCGGTTCGTGTTGCTGAACGCGAAGAAGAGGCGGTTTCCCCGCATCTGCAAAAAGTGGCTGCGCTGACCGATGCGATTCTCTATGAAGATGACCATATCCTGGTGCTGAATAAACCTTCAGGTACTGCGGTACACGGTGGCAGTGGTTTAAGTTTTGGGGTGATTGAAGGCTTACGAGCCCTTCGTCCTGAAGCGCGTTTCCTTGAGCTTGTGCATCGCCTTGACCGTGATACCTCCGGTATCTTACTGGTCGCGAAGAAGCGTTCGGCACTGCGTTCATTGCATGAGCAACTGCGTGAAAAAGGAATGCAGAAGGATTATCTGGCGCTGGTACGAGGCCAATGGCAATCGCACGTCAAAGCTGTGCAGGCGCCCCTCCTGAAGAATATTCTGCAAAGCGGTGAGCGTATCGTGCGGGTTAACAGCGAAGGTAAACCTTCTGAAACGCGTTTTAAAGTTGAAGAGCGTTATACGTTCGCCACACTTGTGCGCTGTAGCCCGATAACCGGGCGTACTCACCAGATTCGTGTGCATACGCTACATGCAGGGCACCCGATTGCCTTCGATGATCGCTACGGTGACCGTGAGTTTGATAAGCAACTGGCGGGTACTGGCCTGAATCGCTTGTTCTTGCATGCAGCGGCTTTACGCTTCACCCATCCAAATACCGGTGAAATTATGCGTGTCGAAGCGCCGCTGGATGAGCAGTTGAAGCGTTGCCTCAGCGTACTGCGCAGTAAAAGCAAAGTGTAA